In Streptomyces sp. NBC_00306, a single genomic region encodes these proteins:
- a CDS encoding threonine aldolase family protein: protein MTDTGEQDERRRRLAAWRGSDRVLWRASADHRIQERLTALAADAGQVYDLDDWTDVYGNGVVAELERRVARLLGFPEAAFFPTGTMAQQVALRSWAGRTGNSTVALHPTAHPEMHERGAFSAVSGLRTVHPTTEPRLPTAEEIQDFEEPFGALMLELPLREAGFVLPSWDSLVDVTEAARERDAVVHFDGARLWECVTHFGRPLDEIATLADSVYVSFYKSLDALSGAALAGPADLIAEARAWRHRYGGLMFQQYPAALSALLGLERELPRLPSYVAHAKTVAAALDEGLRESDAPWFRVHPQIPHTHQFQVWLPYDADALNEAAVAQAEETGVTLFRRWFSDGSPPGLSVTEVTVASQGLEWSAQDVREALKGFLGRVG from the coding sequence GTGACTGACACCGGCGAACAGGACGAGCGGCGGCGCAGGCTGGCCGCGTGGCGCGGATCGGACCGGGTGCTCTGGCGAGCGTCCGCCGATCACCGGATCCAGGAGCGGCTGACGGCCCTCGCGGCGGATGCCGGCCAGGTCTACGACCTGGACGACTGGACCGATGTGTACGGCAACGGGGTGGTCGCCGAGCTGGAGCGGCGGGTGGCGCGGCTGCTCGGGTTCCCCGAGGCCGCGTTCTTCCCGACCGGGACGATGGCGCAGCAGGTGGCACTGCGGTCCTGGGCGGGCCGGACGGGGAACAGCACGGTCGCGCTGCATCCCACGGCCCACCCGGAGATGCACGAGCGCGGCGCCTTCTCGGCGGTGAGCGGGCTGCGGACGGTCCACCCGACGACGGAACCGAGGCTGCCGACGGCGGAGGAGATCCAGGACTTCGAGGAGCCCTTCGGGGCCCTGATGCTGGAACTGCCGCTGCGGGAGGCGGGTTTCGTCCTCCCGTCGTGGGACTCGCTGGTCGACGTGACGGAGGCGGCGCGGGAGCGGGACGCCGTCGTCCACTTCGACGGCGCGCGGCTGTGGGAGTGCGTGACGCATTTCGGCCGCCCGCTGGACGAGATCGCCACGCTCGCGGACAGCGTGTACGTGTCCTTCTACAAGTCCCTCGACGCGCTCTCCGGCGCCGCGCTGGCGGGCCCCGCGGACCTGATCGCGGAGGCCCGCGCCTGGCGGCACCGGTACGGGGGCCTGATGTTCCAGCAGTACCCGGCGGCGCTGTCGGCGCTGCTCGGACTGGAGCGCGAACTGCCGCGGCTGCCGTCCTACGTGGCGCACGCGAAGACCGTCGCCGCGGCGCTGGACGAGGGCCTGCGCGAGAGCGACGCCCCTTGGTTCCGCGTGCACCCGCAGATTCCGCACACGCACCAGTTCCAGGTCTGGCTCCCGTACGACGCGGACGCGCTGAACGAGGCGGCGGTGGCCCAGGCGGAGGAGACGGGGGTGACGCTGTTCCGCCGATGGTTCTCGGACGGCTCTCCGCCGGGGCTGTCGGTCACGGAGGTGACGGTGGCGTCGCAAGGGCTGGAGTGGTCGGCACAGGACGTGAGGGAGGCGCTGAAGGGGTTTCTGGGGCGGGTGGGGTAG
- a CDS encoding Rossmann-like and DUF2520 domain-containing protein: MNATAPQEPLDPRDRPARLTVGVVGAGRVGPALAASLQLAGHRPVAVSGVSDASVRRAAVLLPDVPIVTPADVLARADLVLLTVPDDALPALVEGLVETGAVRPGQLLVHTSGRYGVGVLDPALRAGALPLALHPAMTFTGTSVDVQRLAGCSFGVTAPQELRLAAEALVIEMGGEPEWIEEEARPLYHAALALGANHLVTLVAQSMELLRTAGVAAPDRMLGPLLGAALDNALRSGDAALTGPVARGDAGTVAAHVAELRKHAPGTVAGYLAMARTTADRALAHGLLKPELAEDLLGVLAEDDAR, encoded by the coding sequence GTGAATGCCACAGCACCACAGGAACCGCTCGACCCGCGGGACCGCCCCGCACGCCTGACCGTCGGCGTCGTCGGAGCGGGCCGTGTCGGACCGGCGCTGGCGGCGTCGCTCCAGCTCGCCGGGCACCGCCCGGTAGCGGTCTCCGGAGTCTCGGACGCCTCGGTGCGACGAGCCGCCGTCCTGTTGCCCGACGTGCCCATCGTGACGCCCGCCGACGTCCTCGCCCGCGCCGATCTGGTCCTGCTGACCGTCCCCGACGACGCCCTGCCCGCCCTCGTGGAAGGCCTCGTCGAGACCGGTGCCGTCCGCCCGGGACAGCTGCTGGTGCACACCTCCGGGCGGTACGGCGTGGGCGTGCTGGACCCGGCGTTGCGGGCCGGCGCGCTGCCTCTCGCCCTGCACCCCGCGATGACCTTCACCGGCACGAGCGTGGACGTCCAGCGCCTGGCCGGCTGTTCGTTCGGGGTGACCGCCCCGCAGGAGCTGCGGCTCGCCGCCGAGGCGCTGGTCATCGAGATGGGCGGCGAGCCCGAGTGGATCGAGGAGGAGGCCCGCCCGCTCTATCACGCGGCCCTCGCCCTCGGCGCCAACCACCTGGTGACCCTGGTGGCACAGTCGATGGAGCTGCTGCGTACGGCGGGGGTCGCCGCCCCCGACCGGATGCTCGGACCGCTGCTCGGCGCGGCCCTCGACAACGCCCTGCGATCGGGCGACGCCGCCCTCACCGGCCCCGTGGCCCGCGGAGACGCCGGCACCGTCGCGGCGCACGTCGCGGAGCTGCGCAAGCACGCGCCGGGCACCGTCGCCGGCTATCTCGCGATGGCCCGCACCACCGCCGACCGGGCGCTCGCCCACGGGCTGCTCAAGCCGGAGCTGGCCGAGGACCTCCTCGGTGTGCTGGCGGAGGACGACGCGCGATGA
- the panC gene encoding pantoate--beta-alanine ligase, translating into MSFRMVTTADELHTLRAVGGTRAVVMTMGALHEGHASLVRSARDLVGPTGSVVVTVFVNPLQFGAGEDLARYPRTLDADLATAEAAGADIVFAPSVDEVYPGGEPQVRISAGPMGERLEGASRPGHFDGMLTVVAKLLHLTRPDIALYGQKDAQQLALIRRMARDLNFPVEIVGVPTVREEDGLALSSRNRYLSPAERITALSLSRALFAARDRLAAQQALHARAEATAGTLARAAALSAIGEARAAADTAAVAQAGPGCADAVRTAARTVLDEAARLTPPLALDYLALVDPATFAEISDDHHGEAIIAVAAKVGGTRLIDNIPLTFGVST; encoded by the coding sequence ATGAGCTTCCGCATGGTGACGACCGCCGACGAACTGCACACCCTGAGGGCCGTGGGCGGCACCCGCGCCGTCGTGATGACCATGGGCGCCCTGCACGAGGGCCACGCCTCGCTCGTACGCTCCGCCCGCGACCTCGTCGGCCCGACCGGCTCGGTGGTCGTCACGGTCTTCGTCAACCCGCTGCAGTTCGGCGCGGGCGAGGACCTCGCCCGCTACCCCCGCACCCTCGACGCCGACCTCGCGACCGCCGAGGCCGCAGGCGCCGACATCGTCTTCGCGCCCTCCGTCGACGAGGTGTACCCCGGCGGAGAGCCCCAGGTCAGGATCTCCGCCGGCCCCATGGGCGAGCGTCTCGAAGGGGCGTCCCGGCCGGGCCACTTCGACGGCATGCTCACCGTCGTCGCCAAGCTCCTGCACCTCACGCGCCCCGACATCGCTCTCTACGGCCAGAAGGACGCGCAGCAGCTCGCGCTGATCCGCCGGATGGCGCGCGACCTGAACTTCCCGGTCGAGATCGTCGGCGTACCGACCGTGCGCGAGGAGGACGGTCTCGCCCTCTCCAGCCGCAACCGCTACCTCTCCCCGGCCGAGCGGATCACCGCGCTCTCCCTGTCCCGGGCCCTGTTCGCGGCCCGTGACCGCCTCGCCGCCCAGCAGGCACTGCACGCCCGCGCCGAGGCGACCGCCGGCACGCTCGCCCGGGCCGCCGCGCTCTCGGCCATAGGGGAGGCGCGCGCCGCCGCCGACACCGCGGCCGTCGCCCAGGCAGGTCCCGGCTGCGCCGACGCCGTACGGACCGCGGCGCGCACCGTCCTGGACGAGGCCGCGCGGCTCACTCCGCCGCTCGCCCTCGACTACCTCGCCCTCGTCGACCCGGCCACCTTCGCCGAGATTTCCGACGACCACCACGGCGAGGCGATCATCGCCGTCGCCGCGAAGGTCGGCGGCACCCGCCTGATCGACAACATTCCCCTGACGTTCGGAGTCTCCACGTGA
- a CDS encoding L-aspartate oxidase gives MTGIRLNAPAPGWAIAADVVVVGSGVAGLTAALRCAAAGLSTVVVTKARLDDGSTRWAQGGIAAALGEGDTPDQHLDDTLVAGAGLCDEEAVRALVTEGPDAVRRLIATGAHFDTSAAGEIELTREGGHHRRRIAHAGGDATGAEISRALVEAVRDGGLRTIENALVLDLLTDAEGRTAGVTLHVMGEGQHDGVGAVHAPAVVLATGGMGQVFSATTNPAVSTGDGVALALRAGAEVSDLEFVQFHPTVLFLGTDSEGQQPLVSEAVRGEGAHLVDAAGTRFMLGQHELAELAPRDIVAKGIMRRMQEQGAAHMYLDARHFGARMWEQRFPTILAACRAHGIDPVTEPIPVAPAAHYASGGVRTDLRGRTTVPGLYACGEVACTGVHGANRLASNSLLEGLVFAERIAADIASRAPLSAGEPVAPASPSELPLIAPEARVEIQRIMSQGAGVLRSAASLTEAAAALEGVHRAAVEGQEGPAKTAEPGVESWETSNLLCVARVLTAAALEREETRGCHWREDQPDRDDTTWRRHLVIRIEPDRSLVVRRTESTAFPATSAATVPDAPREHQP, from the coding sequence GTGACCGGCATACGGCTGAACGCCCCCGCGCCCGGCTGGGCCATCGCCGCCGACGTCGTCGTGGTCGGCTCGGGCGTCGCCGGCCTGACCGCCGCGCTCCGCTGCGCCGCCGCCGGGCTCTCCACGGTCGTGGTCACCAAGGCCCGCCTGGACGACGGCTCCACCCGCTGGGCGCAGGGCGGCATCGCCGCCGCGCTGGGTGAGGGCGACACCCCCGACCAGCACCTGGACGACACCCTCGTCGCGGGCGCCGGACTGTGCGACGAGGAGGCGGTCCGGGCCCTGGTCACCGAAGGCCCGGACGCCGTGCGGAGGCTGATCGCCACCGGCGCCCACTTCGACACCTCCGCCGCCGGCGAGATAGAGCTCACGCGCGAGGGCGGCCACCACCGCCGCCGTATCGCGCACGCCGGAGGCGACGCGACGGGCGCCGAGATCTCCCGCGCACTGGTCGAGGCCGTCCGCGACGGGGGCCTGCGCACCATCGAGAACGCCCTGGTCCTGGACCTGCTCACGGACGCCGAAGGCCGTACGGCGGGAGTCACCCTGCACGTCATGGGCGAGGGCCAGCACGACGGCGTCGGAGCCGTCCACGCCCCGGCCGTCGTCCTCGCCACCGGCGGTATGGGCCAGGTCTTCTCCGCCACCACCAACCCCGCGGTCTCCACCGGCGACGGTGTGGCACTCGCGCTGCGAGCCGGGGCCGAGGTCTCCGACCTGGAGTTCGTCCAGTTCCACCCGACGGTGCTGTTCCTCGGGACGGACTCCGAGGGCCAGCAGCCGCTCGTCTCGGAGGCCGTCCGCGGAGAGGGCGCCCATCTCGTCGACGCCGCCGGCACCCGCTTCATGCTCGGCCAACACGAACTCGCCGAACTGGCGCCCCGCGACATCGTCGCCAAGGGCATCATGCGCCGGATGCAGGAACAGGGCGCGGCCCACATGTATCTGGACGCCCGCCACTTCGGGGCCCGGATGTGGGAACAGCGCTTCCCGACCATCCTCGCGGCCTGCCGGGCCCACGGCATCGACCCGGTCACCGAACCGATCCCGGTCGCCCCCGCCGCCCACTACGCCTCCGGCGGCGTACGCACCGACCTGCGAGGCCGCACCACGGTCCCGGGGCTGTACGCCTGCGGCGAGGTCGCCTGCACCGGTGTCCACGGCGCCAACCGGCTCGCCTCCAACTCCCTGCTGGAAGGCCTCGTCTTCGCGGAGCGCATCGCGGCCGACATCGCCTCGCGCGCACCGCTCTCCGCCGGCGAGCCCGTCGCTCCTGCCAGCCCGTCGGAACTGCCGCTGATCGCCCCCGAGGCGCGCGTCGAGATCCAGCGGATCATGTCGCAGGGCGCGGGCGTCCTGCGCTCCGCCGCCAGCCTGACGGAGGCCGCCGCCGCACTGGAAGGTGTCCACCGCGCGGCCGTCGAGGGCCAGGAGGGCCCCGCCAAGACGGCCGAGCCGGGCGTGGAGTCCTGGGAGACCTCGAACCTGCTGTGCGTCGCCCGCGTCCTGACCGCCGCCGCCCTCGAACGCGAGGAGACCCGCGGCTGCCACTGGCGCGAGGACCAACCCGACCGGGACGACACCACCTGGCGCCGCCATCTGGTGATCCGCATCGAGCCCGACCGCAGCCTCGTCGTCCGCCGCACCGAGAGCACCGCGTTCCCCGCCACCTCCGCCGCCACCGTCCCCGACGCCCCCAGGGAGCACCAACCGTGA
- the nadC gene encoding carboxylating nicotinate-nucleotide diphosphorylase encodes MSTPEERPRPVDVPLIQIGAPAESSGGCGDACGCAGGEEGYDELECGLDPALAAMLADAGLDPVQVEDIAHLALSEDLDGGADVTSLATVPQDAVATGDFTAREAGTVAGLQVAEAVLSVVCSDAFTVERHVDDGDRVEAGQKLLSVTADTRDLLTGERSALNILCRLSGIATATRAWSDALEGTKARVRDTRKTTPGLRALEKYAVRCGGGVNHRMSLSDAALVKDNHVVAAGGVAAAFKAVRNAYPDLAIEVEVDTLHQVREVLDAGADLILLDNFTPAETEEAVAIVAGRAALESSGRLTLDNARAYAETGVDYLAVGALTHSSPILDIGLDLREADV; translated from the coding sequence GTGAGCACGCCCGAAGAACGTCCGCGTCCCGTGGACGTACCCCTGATCCAGATCGGCGCCCCGGCCGAGTCCTCCGGGGGCTGCGGGGACGCCTGCGGCTGTGCCGGCGGGGAGGAGGGGTACGACGAGCTGGAGTGCGGGCTCGACCCCGCCCTCGCCGCGATGCTCGCCGACGCGGGCCTGGACCCCGTACAGGTCGAGGACATCGCCCACCTCGCCCTCAGCGAGGACCTCGACGGCGGCGCGGACGTGACCAGCCTGGCGACCGTTCCCCAGGACGCCGTCGCCACCGGCGACTTCACCGCCCGCGAGGCCGGCACGGTTGCCGGCCTCCAGGTCGCCGAGGCGGTGCTGTCGGTGGTGTGCTCGGACGCGTTCACCGTCGAGCGCCATGTGGACGACGGCGACCGCGTCGAGGCCGGCCAGAAGCTGCTCTCCGTCACCGCCGACACCCGTGACCTGCTCACCGGTGAACGCAGCGCGCTGAACATCCTGTGCCGCCTCTCCGGCATCGCGACCGCGACGCGGGCCTGGTCGGACGCGCTGGAGGGCACGAAGGCGCGGGTCCGCGACACCCGCAAGACCACCCCGGGACTGCGGGCCCTGGAGAAGTACGCCGTCCGCTGCGGCGGCGGCGTCAACCACCGCATGTCCCTCTCGGACGCGGCCCTGGTCAAGGACAACCACGTGGTGGCCGCGGGCGGCGTCGCGGCGGCCTTCAAGGCCGTACGGAACGCCTACCCGGACCTCGCGATCGAGGTCGAGGTGGACACCCTCCACCAGGTCCGCGAGGTCCTGGACGCGGGCGCGGACCTCATCCTGCTGGACAACTTCACCCCGGCGGAGACCGAGGAGGCCGTCGCGATCGTCGCCGGCCGCGCCGCTCTCGAATCGTCCGGGCGGCTCACCCTCGACAACGCCCGGGCGTACGCCGAGACGGGCGTCGACTACCTCGCGGTGGGAGCTCTGACCCACTCCTCCCCGATCCTCGACATCGGCCTCGACCTCCGTGAGGCTGACGTCTGA
- a CDS encoding type III pantothenate kinase — MLLTIDVGNTHTVLGLFDGEEIVEHWRISTDARRTADELAVLLQGLMGMHPLLGDELGDGIEGIAICSTVPSVLHELREVTRRYYGDVPAVLVEPGIKTGVPILMDNPKEVGADRIINAVAAVDLYGGPAIVVDFGTATTFDAVSARGEYAGGVIAPGIEISVEALGVKGAQLRKIELARPRSVIGKNTVEAMQSGIVYGFAGQVDGVVRRMKGELADEADEVTVIATGGLAPMVLGEASEIDEHEPWLTLIGLRLVYERNVSRM, encoded by the coding sequence ATGCTGCTCACCATCGACGTCGGCAACACCCACACCGTGCTGGGGCTGTTCGACGGGGAAGAGATCGTCGAGCACTGGCGCATCTCCACGGACGCCCGCCGCACCGCCGACGAACTGGCCGTCCTCCTCCAGGGCCTGATGGGTATGCACCCGCTGCTCGGGGACGAGCTGGGCGACGGCATCGAGGGGATCGCGATCTGCTCGACCGTCCCCTCGGTCCTCCACGAGCTGCGCGAGGTGACCCGCCGCTACTACGGCGACGTGCCCGCGGTCCTCGTCGAGCCGGGCATCAAGACCGGTGTGCCGATCCTGATGGACAACCCCAAGGAGGTCGGCGCGGACCGCATCATCAACGCGGTCGCGGCGGTCGACCTCTACGGCGGACCCGCGATCGTGGTCGACTTCGGTACGGCGACGACGTTCGACGCGGTGAGCGCGCGGGGGGAGTACGCGGGCGGTGTGATCGCCCCGGGCATCGAGATCTCGGTCGAGGCGCTGGGCGTCAAGGGCGCGCAGCTCCGCAAGATCGAGCTGGCCCGGCCGCGCAGCGTGATCGGCAAGAACACGGTCGAGGCGATGCAGTCGGGCATCGTCTACGGGTTCGCGGGCCAAGTGGACGGCGTGGTGCGCCGGATGAAGGGCGAACTGGCGGACGAGGCGGACGAGGTCACGGTGATCGCGACGGGGGGTCTGGCGCCGATGGTGCTGGGCGAGGCGTCGGAGATCGACGAGCACGAGCCGTGGCTGACGCTGATCGGGCTGCGGCTGGTGTACGAGCGGAACGTGTCACGGATGTAG
- a CDS encoding BlaI/MecI/CopY family transcriptional regulator has protein sequence MPRQLGDLEDAVMTRVWQWNRPVTVREVLEDLQQERSIAYTTVMTVMDNLHQKGWVRREVEGRAYRYTAVSTRAAYSAALMNEAWSKSDNPAAALVAFFGMMSSEQRESLQAAVRIVQGDEVADGGTAAGR, from the coding sequence GTGCCCCGCCAATTGGGAGACCTGGAAGACGCCGTCATGACACGCGTCTGGCAATGGAACCGGCCGGTCACCGTCCGGGAAGTCCTGGAAGACCTTCAGCAGGAACGGTCCATCGCCTACACGACGGTCATGACCGTAATGGACAATCTCCATCAGAAGGGCTGGGTCCGGAGGGAAGTCGAGGGCCGCGCCTATCGATATACGGCTGTCTCGACGAGAGCCGCCTACTCCGCCGCCCTGATGAACGAGGCGTGGTCGAAGAGCGACAACCCCGCGGCCGCACTTGTCGCCTTCTTCGGGATGATGTCGTCCGAGCAGCGGGAGTCCCTGCAAGCCGCCGTCCGGATCGTTCAGGGCGACGAGGTCGCCGACGGCGGTACCGCCGCGGGGCGATAG
- a CDS encoding amino-acid N-acetyltransferase: protein MPYAPANAITVRRARTSDVPEVRRLVDPYVSEGILLDKATVTLYEAIQEFWVAEHDEDGTVVGCGALHVMWEDLAEVRTLAVDPAHKGAGIGHLVLDKLLDTARWLGVRRVFCLTFEVDFFGKHGFVEIGETPVDGDVYAELLRSYDEGVAEFLGLERVKPNTLGNSRMLLHL, encoded by the coding sequence ATGCCTTATGCCCCAGCAAATGCCATCACCGTCCGGCGGGCCAGGACGTCCGATGTGCCCGAGGTCCGCCGTCTCGTCGATCCGTACGTGAGTGAAGGCATCCTCCTCGACAAAGCGACGGTCACTCTTTACGAAGCCATCCAGGAGTTCTGGGTCGCGGAACACGACGAGGACGGCACCGTCGTCGGCTGCGGCGCGCTCCATGTGATGTGGGAAGACCTCGCGGAAGTCCGCACTCTCGCGGTGGATCCCGCCCACAAGGGCGCCGGCATCGGGCATCTGGTGCTCGACAAGCTCTTGGACACAGCCCGCTGGCTCGGGGTGCGACGGGTTTTCTGTCTCACCTTCGAAGTGGACTTCTTCGGCAAGCACGGCTTCGTGGAGATCGGTGAGACTCCGGTCGACGGAGATGTCTACGCCGAGCTGCTGCGTTCCTATGACGAGGGCGTCGCCGAGTTCCTCGGGCTCGAACGAGTGAAGCCGAACACCTTGGGCAACAGCCGGATGCTTCTGCACCTGTGA
- a CDS encoding histone-like nucleoid-structuring protein Lsr2, which translates to MAQKVQVLLVDDLDGGEADETVTFALDGKTYEIDLTTANADKLRGLLEPYAKNGRRTGGRAASGRGKGRAAASGNKDTAEIRAWAKANGYEVNDRGRVPATVRDAYEKANG; encoded by the coding sequence GTGGCACAGAAGGTTCAGGTCCTTCTTGTCGACGACCTCGACGGCGGCGAGGCGGACGAGACCGTGACGTTTGCGCTGGACGGCAAGACCTACGAGATCGACCTCACCACCGCCAATGCGGACAAGCTCCGCGGTCTGCTGGAGCCCTACGCGAAGAACGGCCGTCGTACCGGCGGTCGCGCCGCGTCCGGCCGTGGCAAGGGCCGTGCGGCCGCGAGCGGCAACAAGGACACGGCGGAAATCCGTGCCTGGGCCAAGGCGAACGGCTACGAGGTCAACGACCGCGGCCGGGTGCCCGCCACGGTCCGCGATGCCTACGAGAAGGCCAACGGCTGA
- a CDS encoding SCO3374 family protein has product MALTVPLPRTPADDGRAQWYETELGWAAADCFPVQLLTGLRFDVLELPADAGAAVLRRTDLASPVALMGHRMRLLVAAGSADEVPGLLDWLGWGGIALDLTAAGPGGRMTAPPPPGWPGSRGAAVWMRPPVPGREVEPTLPALAPFGRSAGTGRGTGPDLVRLLDTMATQCHRARLLRRNTQRVNAGPFTQPLAFS; this is encoded by the coding sequence ATGGCCCTCACCGTCCCGCTCCCCCGCACGCCCGCCGACGACGGCCGCGCCCAGTGGTACGAGACCGAGCTCGGCTGGGCCGCGGCGGACTGCTTCCCCGTGCAACTGCTCACCGGGCTGCGCTTCGACGTGCTGGAACTGCCGGCCGACGCCGGGGCGGCCGTCCTGCGCCGCACGGACCTGGCGAGCCCTGTCGCCCTGATGGGGCACCGGATGCGCCTGCTGGTGGCAGCGGGCAGCGCGGACGAGGTGCCCGGACTGCTCGACTGGCTGGGATGGGGCGGAATCGCCCTGGACCTCACGGCCGCCGGCCCGGGAGGACGGATGACCGCCCCGCCGCCGCCCGGATGGCCCGGCTCGCGGGGGGCCGCCGTGTGGATGCGGCCCCCCGTGCCCGGGCGCGAGGTGGAACCGACACTTCCGGCGCTGGCGCCCTTCGGACGCAGCGCTGGAACCGGCCGGGGCACCGGCCCCGATCTCGTACGGCTCCTGGACACGATGGCGACGCAGTGCCACCGGGCCCGATTGCTGCGCAGGAATACGCAGCGGGTGAATGCAGGGCCGTTTACTCAGCCGTTGGCCTTCTCGTAG